A segment of the Siphonobacter curvatus genome:
CGTAAGGAAGTACGGGTTGGGTATCTGAATCAGCAACCAAATCTGGATGAAAACCAGACGGTACTGGATACCCTGTTTCTGGGGGATACCCCCCTGTTGCGGGCCATTCGGGAATATGAACGGGCTCTGATCGACGGCACGGATCAGCAATTGGCCGACGCTGCTGAGCAGATGGAGGTACAGAAGGCCTGGGATTACGAGTCGAAAGTAAAGCAGGTACTGGGCCGACTCGGTGTGGCTGAATCCAATTTCAACAAAGAAGTTGGGCAGCTTTCGGGGGGCCAGCGGAAGCGGGTGGCTCTGGCTAAAGTACTGCTCGACGAACCGGATCTGCTCATTCTGGATGAGCCCACCAACCACTTAGATCTGGAAGCGATCGAGTGGCTGGAAAATTACTTGGGTACGGCAAATATGACGCTGTTGCTCGTGACGCACGACCGCTATTTTCTAGATCGGGTATGTACGGAAATCCTGGAACTGGACGAGGGAAATATTTACCGCTACAAAGGCAATTATTCCTATTTCCTGGAACGCCAGTCGGAACGCCATGCTTCGGAATCCGCGAGTGTGGATAAAGCTCAAAACCTGCTCCGCCGCGAACTGGAGTGGATGCGGCGACAACCCAAAGCCCGGGGTACGAAAGCCCAGTACCGCATTGATGCCTTTTACGATTTACAGGATAAGGCGAATCAGGGGCGGAAGGAATCAAACGTGGAGTTGAACATTGGCATGGCCCGGTTGGGTAGCAAGATTATCGAGCTGGAACATATCAAAAAGGCTTTTGGCGATCTGAAAATCGTCGAGGACTTTGAATACGTCTTTCGCCGTCGCGAGCGGGTAGGGATTGTGGGAAAGAATGGCGTGGGGAAATCTACCTTTCTGGATATTTTAACGGGAGAACAGCAAGCCGACTCGGGTGTGATCAGTGTCGGGGAAACGGTTCGGTTTGGCTATTATACACAGAGTGAACCGACGTTTAAGCCCGGACAACGGGTTATCGACGTGGTGAAAGACATTGCGGAGGTCGTTACGCTGGGTTCCGGTGAAACGATTACGGCTAGTCAGTTTCTGCAACATTTTCTGTTCGATCCGAAGAAACAATACACCAATGTAGAAAAGCTTTCGGGCGGTGAAAAACGTCGCTTGCAACTATTACAGGTCCTGATTCAAAATCCGAACTTTCTGATTCTGGATGAGCCCACGAACGATCTGGATATCCAGACGCTGAACGTACTGGAAGATTATCTGCTCCAGTTCGCGGGCTGCCTGGTATTGGTTTCTCACGACCGGTATTTCATGGATCGTCTGGTGGAGCACTTGTTTGTTTTTGAAGGTGAAGGCAAAATCAGGGACTTCCCCGGTAACTATACCGATTATCGCGAAAACCTGAGCAGTGCACCCGTCGTTGAACCGACGAAACCCAAAGTCGAAGCTCCTAAACCGGCTTCTACGCCAGCTCCGGTTTCCACGAAACGAAAACTGAGTTACAAGGAACAGCGGGAGTTGGAAACGCTTGAAAAGGAAATTACCGAACTGGAAGGACAACGGGCGGCTCTTACCGAACAAATGAACGCCGGCGAAGGCGACTATCAGCAGATTACGCTGTGGGCCAAAGAGATTGAGGAAATCAACATTCAGCTCGAAGAAAAGGAATTTCGCTGGATGGAATTATCGGAGTAAAGAAACGGACGGGTCGCCGTCCGTTTTTGTTTGTTTACCAGCGACGGGATCGGTACTTCAGCCGATACCGGGCGATTTCCGGAATGTCTTCATCCACGAATCCCCAACTTTTCCGAATGCCGATAGAGAATCCCCAGCTTTGCGGATAAACGTCACCGAAATCAGCGGCTCCGCTAGCCAGTAGTTCGGAGCCTTTCAGAAACCACGCCGGTTTTCGTAATTCCAGGAGTAGACTGACTTGTTGCTTTGCCCGTGCGTACAGGGACTCGGGCGTTCCGTTGGAGTGAAGGTAGGTAAATCGACCGTTGAAGGTATATCCTTGCCCGAGTGAACCATCAAGGCCCAGGTGTACCGCTGAGAGCAGATTGTCTTTAGTGAAAAATCCTTCATCCGTACGAGCCGGGGCCATGAGTGGCGTACCCAGGGTTCGTCCGCGATAGGACCAGCCCTGTTGGTACTGTCGATGGTTAAAGTAGTTCTCTTCCCAGATGGGACCTTTGCCAAAAGGCGAACCTTTCCGTCCCTGGTTTTGGGTTTACAGAACTTCTACCACGAGCTTACGGATGACGGGAGTGTCGGTACCATCGGTGGTGATACTGATTCCCGTAAGTCCATCCCGCCAGTTGGCTAAATGCAGCAGCGATGGCATTTCGTACGGCTGTTGGCGGTAAAAAAGGAAGCGATGCCCGTCCGTTTGAAGCTGAAGGGCAGCATCGACGGAGCCTACATGATTCCCTACCCGTTCACGAAAATCATACCGATTGTAGCCGGTCTTTTTCCCTCGCCCAGCCGTTACCACGTTCCAGAAAGCGGATGCGTCTTTGGGAAGGGAGCCGTCGGGTTGAAAATACTCCGTTTGCGTGGGTGAAGGGTCCGTACGCAGACTGGGAGCATAACCTCCCCACTGTACCTGATGATTGATGCCGAAGAAAGCTTGAAAAGAAGCGGTACCCTAATCGCGCATAGAACGTTTTCTGATGTAAGTACGTCCGGCGTACAAAAGCAGTTCGGTCGTCGAGCCAGCCGTGTGCCCAGATGGCCTGAAAAGCCAGTCGATCATTTAGTAGAGGCGTCCAGTTAGGAAAGCCAATCTGTACCTTAGGTACGGGCATCGCATTACCGGACCAACTGTACGGACCTACACCCAGGGTAGAATCAGCCAGTCCGAACGTTTCTTTCCGTTTTCCGGTGTACAATTCCAGAGCACTCCAGTGGGATTTGAGGTACAGTTAAGGCAGGAGAACCTGATTGGTGGCTCCGGCAATTGTGGTCAGGTTAGCACCGTATCCCCAGTCCCAAGGCTTTCGTTGCAGATAAGGCCGGGTTTTACTGGGTCGTTGGTAATCCGCTGCGATTGAAAAGCTGGCCTGTACCACCGGACCTTGTGTAGGAATGGTACCGTACTGACGAGCCTGCATCCAGAAAAGCAGGTTTCCACCCGCCAAGAGTTGAAGCCTTGTTTTGGATGTAGAAGAAGGCCATTGGTCCACCTAGTATACAGGACCAATGACCTTCTTCAATGCTTTTAAACCATCTAGTGTAGTTCGAGCGTAATGCGTTTTTCCTCGGGTTCCGTACCCGGTTCCAGCGATTGGGCAATTACGTGGCCGCGACCCGTGTACGTAACTTTATAGCCTCGGTTTTCGAGCACATACAACGCATCTCGCAGGCTCATCCCTTTCAGGTTAGGTACCCGTTGCGTACTACCCCGAGGTACTTCATCCCAGCCACTAGCCGAAGTTTTAACGTTGAAACTCTTGGCAATGGATTGCAAATCCTGGGGATGGGAACTGGCTAATTCATCCTGCCATTCGTTGCTATGCTGGGCTTTGCCGCGTAAGGTGCGGTGCATATTCAAATCCAGAGCGTGTACCTTATCCGCAATTTCCCGGAATACCGGAGCCGCTGCCGTGCCGCCGTACGCCGATTGTCCCGTCAGCGGATTATGCGGCTCATCCAGTGATACCAGAATGGTGTACTGCGGTTTTTCCACCGGGAAATAACCAATGAACGATGAGTAATAGTTGTTCGTTTTCAGTTTCCCGTTGAACTTCTTGGACGTACCCGTTTTTCCCGCAATTCGATAGTTGGGATTACGAATGCTACGAGCCGTTCCGTGAGCGTCTTCGAGTACATCCGTGAGCATTTTCTGCACAATCTTGAGGGTCTTCTCCGAACAAATCGGCTTCGAATCCCGACGCTGGGTCTGCGTGAAATCTTTCTCGACCAGATCGCCGCGTTTGGCCGTTTTTACAATGATGGGCTGAATCCAATATCCATTATTAGCCACAGCATTGTAGAACGACAGCATCTGCAAGGCCGACAACCGCATTTCCTCCCCAATAGACATGGTTGGTAGCGTTTTCTTGCTGTACAGACGGTGCGTAGTCCGGTGGAATTCGGGTAATTCATTACCACGGCTCACTTCTACCTGAAAGCCCAGTTTGTCGGCCAGGTGAAACTGTTCGAGGTAATCGATGAATTTATCCGGTTTGCTGGCGAAATGCTGAACGAGTACTTTCGCCATCCCCACGTTCGAGGAGCGAATAAACGCATCATGAATGGAAATGACGCCGTAACCTGAGTTGTTGGAATCGTGCAGGTGCAGATAGCGGCCGCCCGTTGTATTGACTAGATCGTTGGGCGAAATGTTGGTTTCTTCAAATACGGCCATCATCGTGGCCAGCTTGAAAGTCGAACCCGGAGCAATCCGGAAGTTCACCGCAAAGTTCTGATCATCCACGTACGTACTGTCTTTCACGTGGTGCAGGTTGGCAATGGCCTTGATTTCACCCGTTCGGGTTTCCATGACAATCGCTACGCCGTACTTGGCTTTGTACTGCTTCACGGCTTTCAGTAAAGCAGCTTCCGTAACATCCTGCATGTTGATGTTCAGGGTGGTATGCAAATCCAGGCCGGGTACGGGATGGTGCTCTTCGGATTCGTTGAGGGGTCGCCAGCTGCCGCGAAGGTTCTCGAACCAGCCGTGTCCTTCCTGACCCACCAGTAGTCGGTTAAAGCTCTTTTCGATGCCCGTTGATCCTCGCATGACGGCCACGGCCGAGCCGTTGGGGTCTTTTACCAGGGAGTCGTCGGTTTTTCCCAGAATACGCGAAGCCGTGTTTCGGAAGGGTTTTTCGCGATTGGGTACCAGCTCAAAGTTCAAGCCCGTAGCGAAAAGCTTAACGCGGTGCAGGGGCTGCCATTTAAACCGGAATTTTCGTCGGTTCAGGGCTTTATCTTCGGCCCGTTCTTCGGGCGTAGCTTTGCGAATACTCGCCCACTGGGTTTGTTCAAAAAACCATTTCTTCTTCTCGTACGCGATGGGCCGGGGACTAATCGAAAGGTATCGGGGTTCGATCTTCCACAGGGCCGTATCGGTCTGGGCCTGGTTATAGGCCATCACTTCCAGCAGTCGGCTACGAGCGGTGAGGATGCGTTTGCGAAGGGTGGAAGCCGGTTCACCGAGCATACTACTCAGGTGAATGGTAAGCGAATCCAGATTTTTATAGAAGTGAGCCGAATCGGCGGAATGTCGAACGGTTACGCTCAAATCAATGCCCACCCGGTACTCGGGTACGGAGGTGACGAGTAAACTTCCATCGTCCGAGAAAATGTTACCACGGGTGGCCGGAATGATGCGGTAACGCGTATTTTCTGCCCGACTTTTCCATTCGGGGCCTTCTACCTGCTGCACGTAAACGATACGGGCCGCAATGGCAATACTAAACACCAATAGCCCCGCCGAGACGATCACACTGCGGAAAAAAATCCGGCGTTTTAAATTCAATGCTTCAGCCATGGAATGAAGGATGCGTTAGATAGGTCCGATGATTGCGTACTGAAATCGAGAAAAATTATTCGGGTTGAACGGGCTTTTTCGTGGGTAAAACGACTTTGACGGGCGGTTGTTCATTGCGATAATCACGCAGGCCCATGGGCGTTACTTTCTGCACGATCCGCGACTGCCGCGATTCCTGCATGAGCTTGGATTTTTCAAACGCCAGTTCGGCGTTGAGTTCACTGATTTCCCGACGCGTACGGTCCGTATCCCGAATGAGCGATTCGCCGTGCAGTACCCAGGCTACGTAACTAATCATCAATACCACGACCAGACCTGCGTTGAGCAGCTTCTGATTGGCATTGGCCGGGCCCGCCCACTGACTCACCCGGAGCAGTTTAAAAATGGGCTCTAAGAAATGCGAGCGTTTACTTTTCTCCGAAGACATACCTCCAACAATCGGGGTTCAAAATCTGGTAAATAGCTTTTCTGACGGGATTTATTGCAGTTCATTCGGCTCGGCAATGCGTAATTTGGCACTGCGGGCCCGGGGGTTCAGAGCTAGTTCTTCCTCGCTGGCTTCAATGGGCTTGCGGGTAACGGAGCGGAGCGGCTTGAGTTCGTTACCGTAGAGGTCTTTCTCGGCTTCACCCTGAAATTTACCCGCCCGAATGAAGTTTTTCACCAGCCGGTCTTCAAGGGAATGATAGCTCATCACGACTAGCCGTCCACCAGGAGCGAGTACTTCGGGTACCTGTTCGAGGAATTCTTCGAGTACCTTCATTTCTTCGTTCACTTCAATTCGGATGGCCTGGAAAACCTGGGCGAAATACTTAAATTCTTTCCCGCGGGGGGCGTACTTCTGTAATACGGATTTTAAATCCTGTACAGTTTCGATGGTCTGATTCTGACGGGCCGCGAAAACCGCGTTGGCCAGCGTACGGGCATTTTTGATTTCCCCGTACAAGCCAAATATTTTATGAAGCTGAGCTTCGTCGTAGTCGTTGATGACCTCCTTGGCCGAAAACTCTGCCTGCGGATTCATTCGCATATCCAGCGGACCGTCGAAGCGGGTTGAGAAGCCCCGTTCGGGTACGTCGATTTGGTGGGAGGAAATCCCCAGATCGGCCAGAATGCCGTCCACCTGACGAACCCCGTGTACGCGGAGGAATTTTTTAAGATATCGGAAATTAGCGTCAATGAACGTGAACCGCTTATCGTTGATGTGACGGGCCTCGGCCTTGGCGTCGGGATCCTGATCGAAACTATAGAGCCGTCCCGTAGGCCCCAGCTGCTGTAAAATGGCTCGCGAATGGCCTCCACCCCCAAAGGTCACATCTACATACGTGCCTTCCGGCCGCAGGTGAAGCCCTTCAAGACACTGGCTGAGCATAACGGGCTGATGGTAGTCGGGCGTAGGTTGTGAAGGCATGTACTGACGAAATGCTGTAAACGAAATGAATGTAAAATACGTCTGATATAAACCCGGAGAAGAGCGAATCTTCCCTGAAAAAGTAAAAATTCTTTAAAAATAAGGCTTAGGTTCTTGTGATGGAACTTTCCTTTGTACTTTATGCCTTTTGCTAAAGATTTTACGGGCGGAGTATTGAGTTACAAGATTAACAAAATTTACAATTGTAAATCAAAGCCTTGTTAAATCAATTTTCCCGAAGACGTGTTAAAAGGATTTAAATCGCTGATAATCAATCTTCCCTCATGAAAAAAATCTTCTTACTGGGCTTAGGACTTTGGGGCACGCTAAATGGCTTTGCTCAGACGCCGGTAAAAAAAGGAATTTGGCGGGCTGAAATCTTTAATAAAGGTGGAGCCTTGCCGTTCGGTCTACAAATCGAGCCCGCTGGAAAAGCGAATACGTATTCCGTGTGGGCCATCAACGGCAAAGAGCGTCTGAAAATGGACGAGTCGACCTTGCAGGGCGATTCGCTGCATATTCCGATGGATTTGTTCGATGCCGAACTAGTTGGAAAAGTATCCGGAAATCAGTTGACGGGCGTTTACAAGAAAAAACGCGGTAAGCAAACCCTCACGATTCCGTTCCGGGCCGAGTACGGGAAAACCTACCGCTTTGCGACTCAGCCCCAATCGACGCAGTGGAAAATTGCTGGTAAATACGCCACCACTTTTGGCGAGAGTTCAAAAGCCGTCGGCATCTTCGAACAATCGGGTAGCCGGGTAGCCGCCACGTTTTTAACGCCTACCGGGGATTATCGGTATCTCGACGGCGATATTATCGGCGATAGTCTGTTTTTGTCGGCTTACGACGGTTCGCATCTGATGCTTTTCAAGGCCAAACTGGAAAAAGATAAAATTGCAGGTCAATTATTTAGCGGTCCGAGTGGACAAACGCCTTTCGTATCAGTGAAAGATGAAACGGCGTCCTTACCCGACGAAAAATCGCTGACCTTTCTGAAGCCGGGCTTCGACAAGGTATCTTTTAGCTTCCCCGAAGCAAAAACGGGTAAACCACTGACGCTCGACGATCCACGTTTCAAGGGCAAAGTGGTGATACTGCAGATCATGGGCTCGTGGTGCCCGAATTGCATGGATGAAACGAACTTCATTGTACCCTGGTACAACAAAAATAAAAAACGCGGGGTTGAGGTAATAGGCCTTTCCTACGAACGAAGCGGCGAGTTTCAGGTAGCTCAGCCTAAACTGATTCGTATGATTGACCGCTTTAAAATTCCCTATCCGGTGGTACTGGCCGGGGTAGCGGATCAGACGGCTTCCGCCAGCTTACCGATGCTCAACAAAATCATGGGTTACCCCACAACGATTTATATCGATAAAACGGGCAAAGTTCGGGAAATTCATACTGGCTTCTCGGGTCCGGGTACGGGTAAATATTACGATCAGTATGTCGAAGATTTTAACCGTTTGATGGATAAACTGTTGGCTGAATAGTCCGAACGATTCGGTCTGAAAAGCGTCGCTGAACTCAGATAGTTCAGCGACGCTTTTTTTATGATTTTAGACATTTATTCGTGCAAATAACCCCAGCGGATCAATTCATCGGGGTGTTGAATCAGGTAGGTTCGCTGGTTGGCAAGCAGGTATAGCGAATCGCTGATGGAGGTGATCGAGCGGTATCGATGATCCGTCAGAATAATGCCTTTTCGCGTTTTTTCCTGTTGAAGTAGTTCATGGA
Coding sequences within it:
- the rsmH gene encoding 16S rRNA (cytosine(1402)-N(4))-methyltransferase RsmH, translated to MPSQPTPDYHQPVMLSQCLEGLHLRPEGTYVDVTFGGGGHSRAILQQLGPTGRLYSFDQDPDAKAEARHINDKRFTFIDANFRYLKKFLRVHGVRQVDGILADLGISSHQIDVPERGFSTRFDGPLDMRMNPQAEFSAKEVINDYDEAQLHKIFGLYGEIKNARTLANAVFAARQNQTIETVQDLKSVLQKYAPRGKEFKYFAQVFQAIRIEVNEEMKVLEEFLEQVPEVLAPGGRLVVMSYHSLEDRLVKNFIRAGKFQGEAEKDLYGNELKPLRSVTRKPIEASEEELALNPRARSAKLRIAEPNELQ
- a CDS encoding FtsL-like putative cell division protein, which gives rise to MSSEKSKRSHFLEPIFKLLRVSQWAGPANANQKLLNAGLVVVLMISYVAWVLHGESLIRDTDRTRREISELNAELAFEKSKLMQESRQSRIVQKVTPMGLRDYRNEQPPVKVVLPTKKPVQPE
- a CDS encoding penicillin-binding protein gives rise to the protein MAEALNLKRRIFFRSVIVSAGLLVFSIAIAARIVYVQQVEGPEWKSRAENTRYRIIPATRGNIFSDDGSLLVTSVPEYRVGIDLSVTVRHSADSAHFYKNLDSLTIHLSSMLGEPASTLRKRILTARSRLLEVMAYNQAQTDTALWKIEPRYLSISPRPIAYEKKKWFFEQTQWASIRKATPEERAEDKALNRRKFRFKWQPLHRVKLFATGLNFELVPNREKPFRNTASRILGKTDDSLVKDPNGSAVAVMRGSTGIEKSFNRLLVGQEGHGWFENLRGSWRPLNESEEHHPVPGLDLHTTLNINMQDVTEAALLKAVKQYKAKYGVAIVMETRTGEIKAIANLHHVKDSTYVDDQNFAVNFRIAPGSTFKLATMMAVFEETNISPNDLVNTTGGRYLHLHDSNNSGYGVISIHDAFIRSSNVGMAKVLVQHFASKPDKFIDYLEQFHLADKLGFQVEVSRGNELPEFHRTTHRLYSKKTLPTMSIGEEMRLSALQMLSFYNAVANNGYWIQPIIVKTAKRGDLVEKDFTQTQRRDSKPICSEKTLKIVQKMLTDVLEDAHGTARSIRNPNYRIAGKTGTSKKFNGKLKTNNYYSSFIGYFPVEKPQYTILVSLDEPHNPLTGQSAYGGTAAAPVFREIADKVHALDLNMHRTLRGKAQHSNEWQDELASSHPQDLQSIAKSFNVKTSASGWDEVPRGSTQRVPNLKGMSLRDALYVLENRGYKVTYTGRGHVIAQSLEPGTEPEEKRITLELH
- a CDS encoding peroxiredoxin family protein, which gives rise to MKKIFLLGLGLWGTLNGFAQTPVKKGIWRAEIFNKGGALPFGLQIEPAGKANTYSVWAINGKERLKMDESTLQGDSLHIPMDLFDAELVGKVSGNQLTGVYKKKRGKQTLTIPFRAEYGKTYRFATQPQSTQWKIAGKYATTFGESSKAVGIFEQSGSRVAATFLTPTGDYRYLDGDIIGDSLFLSAYDGSHLMLFKAKLEKDKIAGQLFSGPSGQTPFVSVKDETASLPDEKSLTFLKPGFDKVSFSFPEAKTGKPLTLDDPRFKGKVVILQIMGSWCPNCMDETNFIVPWYNKNKKRGVEVIGLSYERSGEFQVAQPKLIRMIDRFKIPYPVVLAGVADQTASASLPMLNKIMGYPTTIYIDKTGKVREIHTGFSGPGTGKYYDQYVEDFNRLMDKLLAE
- a CDS encoding ABC-F family ATP-binding cassette domain-containing protein, giving the protein MNYLSAEGLSKSTGERWLFRNITFGLSKGDKVALVGRNGTGKTSLMDVLAGLQAAEEGTVSIRKEVRVGYLNQQPNLDENQTVLDTLFLGDTPLLRAIREYERALIDGTDQQLADAAEQMEVQKAWDYESKVKQVLGRLGVAESNFNKEVGQLSGGQRKRVALAKVLLDEPDLLILDEPTNHLDLEAIEWLENYLGTANMTLLLVTHDRYFLDRVCTEILELDEGNIYRYKGNYSYFLERQSERHASESASVDKAQNLLRRELEWMRRQPKARGTKAQYRIDAFYDLQDKANQGRKESNVELNIGMARLGSKIIELEHIKKAFGDLKIVEDFEYVFRRRERVGIVGKNGVGKSTFLDILTGEQQADSGVISVGETVRFGYYTQSEPTFKPGQRVIDVVKDIAEVVTLGSGETITASQFLQHFLFDPKKQYTNVEKLSGGEKRRLQLLQVLIQNPNFLILDEPTNDLDIQTLNVLEDYLLQFAGCLVLVSHDRYFMDRLVEHLFVFEGEGKIRDFPGNYTDYRENLSSAPVVEPTKPKVEAPKPASTPAPVSTKRKLSYKEQRELETLEKEITELEGQRAALTEQMNAGEGDYQQITLWAKEIEEINIQLEEKEFRWMELSE